A genomic region of Planococcus kocurii contains the following coding sequences:
- a CDS encoding YggS family pyridoxal phosphate-dependent enzyme — translation MKPIEPVFKEITGQLNAIKDNIQIIAVTKQVDVKRTKEAVHAGIRHLGENRPEGLASKLEAIEEDVSWHYIGNLQTRKVKDVINEIDYLHSLDRSSLAKEIQKRASRQVKCFVQINVSGEESKSGIDPANAIDFIESLKDFDKIQVVGLMTMAPNTTDEQIIREAFKGLKLLQLQVSEKHWAHAPCTECSMGMSNDYLIAAQEGATFVRIGTALVGSESEAKR, via the coding sequence ATGAAACCTATTGAACCCGTCTTTAAAGAAATTACCGGACAGTTAAATGCTATTAAAGATAATATACAAATTATTGCTGTGACTAAACAAGTGGATGTGAAACGTACGAAAGAAGCAGTTCACGCTGGAATCCGCCATTTGGGTGAAAATCGCCCAGAAGGATTGGCATCGAAACTTGAAGCAATTGAAGAAGATGTATCTTGGCATTATATCGGCAATTTGCAAACACGAAAAGTAAAAGATGTTATTAACGAAATTGATTATTTGCATTCTTTGGACCGCTCTAGTTTAGCGAAAGAAATCCAAAAACGTGCAAGTCGCCAAGTGAAATGTTTTGTCCAAATTAACGTATCTGGTGAAGAGTCAAAAAGTGGAATTGATCCTGCAAACGCAATTGATTTTATTGAATCTCTAAAAGATTTCGATAAAATTCAAGTAGTTGGATTGATGACAATGGCGCCAAACACTACAGACGAACAAATTATTCGCGAAGCATTTAAAGGACTAAAATTACTCCAACTCCAAGTATCAGAGAAACACTGGGCCCATGCACCGTGTACAGAATGTTCCATGGGAATGTCCAATGATTACTTAATCGCTGCTCAAGAAGGAGCAACTTTTGTCCGAATTGGAACAGCGTTAGTCGGGTCGGAAAGTGAGGCAAAGCGATGA
- a CDS encoding cell division protein SepF translates to MSMKNKFKNFFYLDEYEEEQVHEQPMTQQKSAPRYEKPAAMQEPKKAPKERRQKVEETIVPNLVSLQSASKSSKVSLAEPRVYAEAQDIAESLKNKQAVVVNLQRIEKDQGLRIIDFLSGTVYALGGDIQRIGTDIFLCVPDTVEVDGAISDYYYDEQQ, encoded by the coding sequence ATGAGTATGAAAAACAAATTTAAAAATTTCTTTTACTTAGATGAGTATGAAGAAGAGCAAGTGCACGAACAACCTATGACACAGCAAAAGTCAGCTCCACGTTATGAAAAACCAGCTGCGATGCAAGAACCGAAAAAAGCACCGAAAGAGCGGCGCCAGAAAGTAGAGGAGACCATTGTGCCTAATTTAGTTAGTTTACAAAGTGCTTCAAAATCTTCAAAAGTTAGCTTGGCAGAACCTAGAGTTTATGCAGAAGCACAAGATATAGCGGAAAGTCTAAAAAACAAACAGGCTGTCGTTGTTAATCTTCAACGCATTGAAAAAGATCAAGGCCTACGAATCATCGACTTTTTGAGTGGGACAGTTTACGCTCTTGGTGGAGATATTCAACGTATTGGAACGGATATTTTCTTATGCGTACCAGACACTGTAGAAGTGGATGGCGCTATTTCAGATTATTACTACGACGAGCAACAATAA
- a CDS encoding YggT family protein → MIIFVNLLLSAINIYFYILIVSVFMSWVPSIKESSFGQMISKITDPYLDIFRRFIPPIGMIDISPIVAIFTLSLASQGIIVLFNYLA, encoded by the coding sequence ATGATAATTTTTGTTAATTTATTACTTTCGGCGATTAATATCTACTTCTATATTCTAATTGTTAGTGTATTCATGAGTTGGGTACCGAGCATAAAAGAATCTAGCTTTGGACAAATGATTTCTAAAATTACGGATCCTTATTTGGATATATTCAGACGCTTTATCCCGCCAATCGGTATGATCGACATCTCACCAATTGTTGCGATATTCACTTTGAGTTTAGCTAGTCAAGGCATCATCGTGTTATTTAATTATTTAGCCTAA
- a CDS encoding RNA-binding protein, with product MEEIFQHFRKEEQQFIEQASGWLREVEDRYSPRLTDFLDPRQRFIVEAVIGSSDVKMMTSGVFKNAERQRVLLYPSYFEPQQEDFNITVFELKYPSKFVNLRHPDILGSLMSLGLDRSKFGDIRIDNERVQLAVMNEISPYMQSNFVSAAKVKVQLNEITNEKELIETSEEWIEESYTVSSMRLDTVMSSVYHISRQKASALIHGGKVKVNWTLQEQPSFELHESDMISSRGFGRVRLIMIEGRTKKDKVRLQIGRLEAKN from the coding sequence ATGGAAGAGATATTTCAACATTTTAGAAAAGAAGAACAGCAGTTTATCGAACAAGCTTCGGGCTGGCTACGGGAAGTTGAAGACCGTTATTCACCAAGATTGACTGATTTTCTCGATCCGCGACAGCGCTTTATTGTTGAAGCAGTCATCGGATCGAGCGACGTGAAAATGATGACGTCTGGCGTTTTTAAAAATGCAGAAAGACAACGAGTGTTACTGTATCCTTCTTATTTTGAACCACAACAGGAAGATTTTAATATTACTGTTTTTGAATTGAAGTATCCATCGAAATTTGTCAACTTGCGTCATCCTGATATATTAGGATCATTAATGTCATTGGGGCTTGACCGCAGTAAATTCGGAGACATTCGCATAGACAACGAACGTGTTCAACTTGCAGTTATGAATGAAATCAGTCCTTATATGCAAAGTAATTTTGTTAGTGCAGCAAAAGTGAAAGTTCAGTTAAACGAAATAACAAACGAAAAAGAATTAATCGAGACGAGTGAAGAATGGATTGAAGAATCGTATACGGTCAGTTCCATGAGGTTGGATACGGTAATGAGTTCGGTTTATCACATTTCTCGCCAGAAAGCATCGGCGTTAATCCACGGTGGAAAAGTGAAAGTCAACTGGACTTTGCAAGAGCAGCCGTCATTTGAACTGCACGAATCGGATATGATCTCTTCAAGAGGCTTTGGTCGCGTTCGGTTGATTATGATCGAAGGCCGCACCAAGAAGGATAAAGTTCGACTACAGATTGGCCGCTTAGAAGCAAAAAACTAG
- a CDS encoding DivIVA domain-containing protein, translating into MPLSPLDIHNKEFSRAFRGYQEDEVNEFLEQIMRDYEILLKDKATLEERLRTTDERVGHFNTIESTLQKSIFVAQEASEEVRRNSQKEAELIVKEAEKNADRIVNESLTKARRIATEIEELKKQSRIFKNRFKMLVEAQLDLIETDDWETLLEYDIDTQNLEKIEKDKEESNS; encoded by the coding sequence ATGCCATTATCCCCGTTAGATATACATAACAAAGAATTCAGCCGGGCGTTCCGTGGATATCAAGAAGACGAAGTAAATGAATTCTTGGAACAAATTATGAGAGATTATGAAATTTTGTTAAAAGATAAGGCAACTTTAGAAGAACGGTTACGTACAACCGACGAACGAGTTGGCCATTTCAATACAATCGAGTCAACCTTACAAAAATCAATTTTCGTCGCTCAAGAAGCTTCGGAAGAAGTTCGACGCAACTCGCAGAAAGAAGCAGAGTTGATTGTCAAGGAAGCTGAGAAAAATGCTGATCGTATTGTTAACGAGTCGTTGACAAAAGCACGTCGCATTGCTACTGAAATTGAAGAATTGAAAAAACAATCTCGTATCTTTAAAAATCGTTTCAAAATGCTCGTTGAAGCTCAATTAGATTTAATTGAAACAGATGATTGGGAAACCTTATTAGAATACGATATCGACACACAGAATTTAGAGAAGATTGAGAAGGATAAAGAAGAGTCGAACTCTTGA